In Capsicum annuum cultivar UCD-10X-F1 chromosome 11, UCD10Xv1.1, whole genome shotgun sequence, one genomic interval encodes:
- the LOC107848286 gene encoding histone H2A codes for MESTGKSKKGAAGRSRGGPKKKPVSRSVKAGLQFPVGRIGRFLKKGRYAHRVGSGAPVYLAAVLEYLAAEVLELAGNAARDNKKTRIIPRHLLLAVRNDEELGKLLAGVTIAHGGVLPNINPVLLPKKTGTAEKAPKSPSKVPKSPKKA; via the exons ATGGAGTCAACGGGAAAATCGAAGAAGGGTGCCGCCGGAAGAAGCCGTGGTGGCCCAAAGAAGAAGCCTGTTTCCCGTTCTGTCAAGGCTGGTCTGCAGTTTCCCGTCGGTAGAATTGGTCGCTTCTTGAAAAAAGGCCGATACGCTCATCGTGTTGGTTCTGGTGCTCCCGTTTACTTGGCCGCCGTTCTTGAATACTTGGCTGCTGAA GTGTTGGAATTGGCTGGAAATGCTGCTCGTGACAACAAGAAGACTAGAATTATTCCAAGGCATTTGCTGTTGGCAGTGAGGAATGATGAAGAGTTGGGGAAACTTCTTGCTGGTGTGACGATTGCACATGGCGGTGTTCTTCCAAACATCAACCCAGTTTTGTTGCCAAAGAAGACTGGAACTGCTGAAAAGGCGCCTAAATCTCCTTCCAAAGTTCCCAAGTCTCCTAAGAAGGCCTAG